The following nucleotide sequence is from Mesobacillus jeotgali.
TCGACAAAATGTTGTGCGTTTTGCGCCGCGATACTGCCGTCGCCAGTCGCTGTAACGATTTGGCGAAGTGTTTTTTCACGGATGTCGCCAGCTGCGAAGATGCCAGGCACTTTCGTTTCCATCTGCTCATTCGTTTCGATATAGCCATTGCTGTTCGTAATGCCAAGGCCTTCAAATGGCTTTGTCAATGGAACCATTCCGATGTAGATGAACACACCATCTGCTGCGAACTCCTGCTCAGCTCCGTCCTGTGTTGAAACAAGAGTCACGCTGCCGACTTTGCCATCCTTGTCGTTGATTTGCTTAACAGTATGATTCCAAATGAAATCAATTTTGTCATTGGCAAAAGCGCGATCCTGAAGGATTTTTTGCGCACGAAGCTCATCACGGCGGTGAACGATTGTCACTTTTGACGCGAAGCGAGTCAAGTAAACGCCCTCTTCTACCGCTGAGTCTCCGCCGCCGACAACAACAAGTTCTTTGCCCTTGAAGAATGCGCCGTCACAAACCGCACAGTAAGAAACTCCGCGGCCGCCTAGCTCCTGCTCGCCAGGAATGCCAAGCTTTTTGTACTCCGCACCTGCCGAAATGATGATGGAGCGTGCTTTGTATTCCTTGTTGCCAGCCTTGATTGTTTTATATTCCTTGCCGTCGATGACTTCTTTTACATCACCGTAAGCATATTCAGCACCGAACTTTTTCGCGTGGTCGAACATTTTCGTGGAAAGCTCAGGTCCGAGAATGTGGTCAAAGCCCGGGTAGTTTTCAACTTCTTCTGTATTGGCCATTTGTCCGCCCGGCACGCCGCGCTCGAGCATCAATGTCGACAAGTTCGCACGTGAAGTATAAACAGCAGCCGTCATTCCAGCCGGACCGGCTCCGATGATAATGACGTCGTAAATTTTCTCTTCTGACATGGTGTACAACTCCTTTGAATAT
It contains:
- the trxB gene encoding thioredoxin-disulfide reductase; this translates as MSEEKIYDVIIIGAGPAGMTAAVYTSRANLSTLMLERGVPGGQMANTEEVENYPGFDHILGPELSTKMFDHAKKFGAEYAYGDVKEVIDGKEYKTIKAGNKEYKARSIIISAGAEYKKLGIPGEQELGGRGVSYCAVCDGAFFKGKELVVVGGGDSAVEEGVYLTRFASKVTIVHRRDELRAQKILQDRAFANDKIDFIWNHTVKQINDKDGKVGSVTLVSTQDGAEQEFAADGVFIYIGMVPLTKPFEGLGITNSNGYIETNEQMETKVPGIFAAGDIREKTLRQIVTATGDGSIAAQNAQHFVEELIEELKANA